A region from the Nocardioides exalbidus genome encodes:
- a CDS encoding class F sortase, which translates to MSTHVPRHASRRPTGRRVAVGFLAVATVLGAVLALRPMAPEDRAVASDVSATVAPGAAPASAASSAAPAAIGRRTGSVAPEPPTRAVLPSGVDVPIVAVSTDDDGMLEVPGDITTAGWWRGGSRLGDPFGSTLVSAHVDSTTQGLGPYAELLSVRAGQRIELQSAHLSQDYVVSSLRLLDKGPLLDHPWVYSATGPHRLVMVTCAGPFVPAKGGYQRLAVVTATAVGEPARKKP; encoded by the coding sequence GTGAGCACGCACGTGCCGCGGCACGCGTCGAGGCGTCCGACCGGTCGGAGGGTGGCGGTCGGGTTCCTCGCCGTGGCAACGGTCCTCGGCGCGGTGCTCGCGCTCCGGCCGATGGCACCCGAGGACCGCGCGGTGGCGTCCGACGTCTCCGCCACCGTGGCACCCGGGGCCGCGCCGGCCAGCGCGGCGTCGTCGGCGGCTCCCGCCGCCATCGGACGTCGTACCGGCTCGGTGGCCCCGGAACCGCCGACCCGAGCGGTGCTGCCCAGCGGCGTCGACGTGCCGATCGTCGCGGTGTCCACGGACGACGACGGGATGCTCGAGGTGCCCGGGGACATCACCACCGCCGGGTGGTGGCGAGGCGGATCGCGACTCGGCGACCCGTTCGGCTCGACGCTGGTCTCCGCGCACGTCGACTCCACGACCCAGGGCCTCGGCCCCTATGCCGAGCTGCTCTCGGTCCGGGCCGGCCAGCGCATCGAGCTGCAGTCGGCGCACCTGAGCCAGGACTACGTCGTGAGCTCGCTGCGGCTGCTCGACAAGGGCCCGCTGCTGGACCACCCCTGGGTCTACTCGGCCACCGGTCCGCACCGGCTCGTCATGGTGACGTGCGCCGGTCCCTTCGTCCCCGCGAAGGGCGGCTACCAGCGCCTCGCGGTGGTCACGGCGACCGCCGTGGGCGAGCCCGCGCGGAAGAAGCCGTGA
- a CDS encoding aspartate-semialdehyde dehydrogenase, whose protein sequence is MVNIGIVGATGQVGVAMRQILLEREFPADQVRFFASSRSAGTVLPFGDREITVEDAETADPTGLDIALFSAGATTSRHLAPRFVEAGVIVVDNSSAFRKDPSIPLVVSEVNPDAVASVIEAGRGIIANPNCTTMAAMPVLKPLHEEAGLTRLVVSTYQAVSGSGVAGVDELAGGVAQAGDKARELAYDGEAIAFPEPVKYVETIAYNVLPMAGSVVDDGLNETDEEQKLRHESRKILDIPDLLVSGICVRVPVFTGHSLAINAEFERSMTPERAREILATAAGVELDEVPTPLKAAGKDPSYVGRLRKDEGVPDDRGLALFVSNDNLRKGAALNTVQIAELIAAAR, encoded by the coding sequence ATGGTGAACATCGGCATCGTCGGCGCGACCGGCCAGGTCGGCGTCGCCATGCGCCAGATCCTGCTCGAGCGGGAGTTCCCGGCCGACCAGGTCCGCTTCTTCGCCTCGTCCCGCTCGGCCGGCACGGTGCTGCCCTTCGGCGACCGCGAGATCACCGTCGAGGACGCCGAGACCGCCGACCCGACCGGGCTCGACATCGCGCTGTTCTCCGCCGGCGCCACCACCTCGCGCCACCTGGCGCCGAGGTTCGTCGAGGCCGGCGTGATCGTCGTCGACAACTCCTCGGCCTTCCGCAAGGACCCGTCGATCCCGCTGGTCGTCTCCGAGGTCAACCCCGACGCGGTGGCGTCGGTGATCGAGGCCGGGCGCGGCATCATCGCCAACCCCAACTGCACGACCATGGCCGCGATGCCCGTGCTGAAGCCCCTCCACGAGGAGGCCGGCCTGACCCGGCTGGTCGTCTCGACCTACCAGGCCGTCTCCGGCTCGGGCGTCGCCGGCGTCGACGAGCTCGCGGGCGGCGTGGCCCAGGCGGGCGACAAGGCCCGCGAGCTGGCCTACGACGGGGAGGCGATCGCCTTCCCCGAGCCGGTGAAGTACGTCGAGACCATCGCCTACAACGTCCTCCCGATGGCCGGCTCGGTCGTCGACGACGGCCTCAACGAGACCGACGAGGAGCAGAAGCTCCGCCACGAGTCGCGCAAGATCCTCGACATCCCCGACCTGCTGGTCTCGGGCATCTGCGTGCGCGTCCCGGTCTTCACCGGCCACTCGCTCGCGATCAACGCGGAGTTCGAGCGGTCGATGACCCCCGAGCGTGCCCGCGAGATCCTCGCGACCGCCGCCGGCGTCGAGCTCGACGAGGTGCCGACCCCGCTGAAGGCGGCCGGCAAGGACCCGTCCTACGTCGGGCGCCTCCGCAAGGACGAGGGCGTCCCGGACGACCGCGGCCTCGCGCTCTTCGTCAGCAACGACAACCTCCGCAAGGGCGCGGCCCTCAACACGGTCCAGATCGCCGAGCTGATCGCCGCCGCCCGCTGA
- a CDS encoding DUF4397 domain-containing protein, whose translation MKTLTWISLVGSLAITGATSVVSAAHAEQQDTTRLTVVQAVPGQTLDVDLDGRPISTDSATGAIVGPLDVDAGQHDVTFSDASGEVVVRTSVDLTSGAAQDLVVHLPAQVDGAPLATLYTTPTTPIGVDKARVLIAHTASVAPADVRLDGTVVFTNIANGEFATADVAQGDHVAELLPSGLTSRPILGPLDVSLSPATATMVYAVGNTGSGSMQAITHSIPLTSNGTMPPASIEAGSAGLAAGIHVTPFSSTEAAAPAADAGVAWRPLGGAAMVTLLGMAFVAAGRTRRRITVDSSR comes from the coding sequence ATGAAGACACTGACGTGGATCTCACTCGTGGGATCACTGGCGATCACGGGCGCCACCTCCGTCGTCTCCGCTGCGCACGCCGAGCAGCAGGACACGACCCGACTCACGGTCGTCCAGGCCGTCCCCGGCCAGACGCTGGACGTGGACCTCGACGGGCGTCCGATCTCCACCGACTCCGCCACCGGCGCGATCGTCGGCCCCCTCGACGTCGATGCCGGACAGCACGACGTGACCTTCAGCGACGCCTCGGGCGAGGTCGTGGTCCGGACGTCGGTCGACCTCACCTCGGGTGCCGCGCAGGACCTCGTCGTCCACCTGCCCGCGCAGGTGGACGGTGCGCCCCTCGCCACCCTCTACACGACGCCGACCACGCCGATCGGCGTCGACAAGGCGCGGGTGCTCATCGCCCACACGGCGTCGGTCGCACCGGCCGACGTACGACTCGACGGCACGGTGGTGTTCACCAACATCGCCAACGGCGAGTTCGCCACGGCCGACGTCGCGCAGGGTGACCACGTCGCCGAGCTGCTGCCGTCGGGCCTCACCTCGCGGCCGATCCTGGGCCCCCTCGACGTCAGCCTCTCGCCGGCGACCGCGACCATGGTCTACGCCGTCGGCAACACCGGGTCCGGGTCGATGCAGGCCATCACCCACTCGATCCCGCTCACCTCCAACGGCACGATGCCGCCGGCCTCGATCGAGGCCGGCAGCGCCGGCCTGGCCGCCGGGATCCACGTCACGCCGTTCTCGTCCACCGAGGCGGCTGCTCCGGCAGCCGACGCCGGTGTGGCGTGGCGACCGCTCGGCGGCGCAGCGATGGTGACCCTCCTCGGGATGGCGTTCGTCGCTGCCGGCCGCACGCGCCGGCGGATCACGGTGGACTCCTCGCGGTGA
- a CDS encoding dihydrofolate reductase family protein, translating to MPRVRVTNFAISLDGFGTGEPQSLESPFGHAGMKLHQWRFDSWRDDAPDGLDKLYGAQYDVGFGAEIMGAHKFGPPGWQDDPDWRGWWGEDPPFHTPTYVLTHTARPSMEMEGGTTFHFVDASPVDALALAREAAGDLDVRIGGGATTVRAFVAEDLVDHLHVPVVPIVLGRGVRLWDGLEGLEERFHIESVVAPSGVVHLSLSRRPRG from the coding sequence GTGCCACGTGTCCGCGTCACCAACTTCGCCATCTCCCTCGACGGCTTCGGCACCGGCGAGCCGCAGTCGCTCGAGAGCCCCTTCGGCCACGCCGGGATGAAGCTGCACCAGTGGCGCTTCGACAGCTGGCGCGACGACGCGCCCGACGGTCTCGACAAGCTCTACGGCGCCCAGTACGACGTCGGCTTCGGTGCCGAGATCATGGGCGCCCACAAGTTCGGCCCGCCCGGCTGGCAGGACGACCCCGACTGGCGCGGCTGGTGGGGCGAGGACCCGCCGTTCCACACCCCGACCTACGTCCTCACCCACACGGCGAGGCCGTCGATGGAGATGGAGGGCGGCACGACGTTCCACTTCGTCGACGCCAGCCCCGTCGACGCGCTCGCCCTCGCGCGGGAGGCGGCGGGCGACCTCGACGTCCGCATCGGCGGCGGCGCGACCACCGTCCGCGCCTTCGTGGCCGAGGACCTCGTCGACCACCTCCACGTCCCCGTCGTCCCGATCGTCCTCGGCCGCGGCGTGCGGCTCTGGGACGGCCTCGAGGGCCTCGAGGAGCGCTTCCACATCGAGTCCGTCGTCGCACCGAGCGGCGTCGTCCACCTCAGCCTGAGCCGCCGCCCACGCGGCTGA
- a CDS encoding GatB/YqeY domain-containing protein produces the protein MSALKDRLRADLTTAMKARDELRSSTLRMVLTAITNAEVAGKEARELSDDDVLGVLTSEAKRRREAATAFTEGGRAEMAAKEAAEGEVIAEYLPTPLTEVEISELVTAAIAQTGAADEGMRAMGKVMGVVTPQVRGRADGGVVAAEVRKQLG, from the coding sequence ATGAGTGCCCTGAAGGACCGTCTCCGCGCCGACCTCACCACCGCCATGAAGGCGCGTGACGAGCTGCGCTCCTCGACGCTGCGAATGGTGCTGACCGCCATCACCAACGCCGAGGTCGCCGGCAAGGAGGCCCGCGAGCTCTCCGACGACGACGTCCTCGGCGTGCTGACCTCCGAGGCCAAGCGCCGCCGCGAGGCCGCGACCGCGTTCACCGAGGGTGGCCGGGCCGAGATGGCCGCCAAGGAGGCCGCCGAGGGCGAGGTCATCGCGGAGTACCTCCCGACCCCGCTCACCGAGGTCGAGATCAGCGAGCTGGTCACCGCCGCCATCGCCCAGACCGGTGCGGCCGACGAGGGCATGCGCGCGATGGGCAAGGTGATGGGCGTCGTGACGCCCCAGGTCAGGGGTCGCGCCGACGGCGGCGTGGTCGCCGCCGAGGTGCGCAAGCAGCTGGGCTAG
- a CDS encoding LamG-like jellyroll fold domain-containing protein yields the protein MSLLHRSSLRRVATRFVAVTASLGVAIPLAALAATTVATPASAAPGDDDVLRVLLFSSGDGVHGSVANTRAAVREMANALAVQYGLDNNGQSAAVADIQETTDASVFTTANLASKDLLVFAHTAGVLFNTSQRTALESYIRGGGGFVGIHYTAWSPDQTEHDVNPFYRRLVGAAATGHPEPAGGQRGTVNLGAASPLTAGMPASLSYTDEWYEWDVNPTQNVRTLVSVDESSYAAGARVGEEGTSHPVTWCQKIDSGRSWYSSLGHHASAWTAANDGGNANDNDADDFIRQQLRNGMAYSAGLLAADCSPPVKDQQGEMSPVTPWPLVPINAALTADGKVQSFGSVTSGCTDGNPYDYSGNDCVTQGGQTEIDVWDPAIPRTLANLVSGIVPNATYTDLFCSMQVQVPHRRATFTVGGDDNLGGNAPNDAAIGVTSWTTNQGLRNEAPMNIPRWYPTGTTMPDGSVVVQGGSLRGGPGGPGVQTPEIYTPNAGSSWKLLTGATSAQAYGDGAGAPQDENRWWYPRAFVAPTNGNLFNITGTQMYELDPSANSGTGSITMRGTLGTGTGNQGALGNPVGATSTATMYRPGKILQVGGGWWANGGGPAGARAGFTVDITGGTANPVVTATQPMKYGRHWASSVVMPDGNVMVTGGSRDNNGQAGFVTNAEIWNPDNGQWTEVKVPYEHARLYHSVNLLLPDGRIMIGGGGAPGPHSYTDVEYYSPAYLFDGNSPAPRPVVTNAPRRIGYGGTFGVTSSSTVQRVTLVRNGSVTHGFNNDQNFQDLAFTQSGSTVTITSPSNGNYAPPGAYMVFVWSGGTPSVANIVQIDPAVTTDAPAPKVVDQFEYPRIPADFRTGTPPTTVDVAPGNGRMAPWEVTSQVQLIRSNAASNGGLGSTGYHLALTNAGSITRTLKGLDVGRTYRVSLRYARDSRSAGTASATGTVSIANLNAPLTAGTALSSQTAFGTYVGTFTASARQHALTIAGGGSGNNLVVDDLVVVGAQSGTAEPAVSYQFDEGSGTTSASSGSDVTAGRAVLTGTTGWSTTGITGGSVDLAGGSNANAVDLPDNLLQNEASFSTSMWVRPDTKGNWINLLHIGDGVAGAGGFFQIQMQTQINGSTGLAATFKKKSSALEERIYATPTKDVVAGQWNHVAFTRQGTTGSLFLNGVKIATRSDLTISMADVGPTADNWVGRNGFPDPAFDGLVDDVRMWTSTLSDSDVAGLYADGSALATTTTVSTSPASPSAYNAPVAVSATVKDATNANPTGVAELWIDGAREGAQRTVTNGAVSFPAVTMSPRAHSVQVRFVAGGGWKDSSGTVTHTVSRPPVNTVVPIRYRFDENTGTSAANTGTTTSVGAGTLQGSAGWVGTAKYNAGLNLPGAGHVNLPNNLTAGMTTELTVSTWIRPTALPSWTSHLQIGKDTSEFLLLQSRTENGTRGFGVTMRRDNGEQYRIQLDGTTDLPLNQWTHVVVTLGPSPTGGGTTGKVYFNGVLQAGGTRNNIPVSIGDIGDGGTTANFVGNGSWNDPRPTEQVDDLRIYPYELTQAEVSSIFTG from the coding sequence ATGAGTCTGCTCCACAGGTCCTCCCTGCGTCGCGTCGCGACGCGCTTCGTGGCGGTGACCGCGTCCCTCGGGGTCGCGATCCCGCTGGCGGCGCTCGCCGCCACGACGGTCGCCACCCCGGCGTCCGCCGCCCCCGGCGACGACGACGTGCTGCGCGTGCTGCTCTTCAGCAGCGGCGACGGCGTGCACGGCTCCGTCGCCAACACCCGCGCCGCCGTGCGCGAGATGGCCAACGCGCTGGCCGTGCAGTACGGCCTGGACAACAACGGCCAGAGCGCGGCGGTCGCCGACATCCAGGAGACGACGGACGCCAGCGTCTTCACGACGGCCAACCTCGCCAGCAAGGACCTGCTCGTCTTCGCCCACACCGCCGGCGTCCTCTTCAACACCTCCCAGCGCACAGCGCTCGAGTCCTACATCCGTGGGGGCGGCGGCTTCGTCGGCATCCACTACACGGCGTGGTCGCCGGACCAGACCGAGCACGACGTGAACCCCTTCTACCGGCGCCTCGTCGGCGCGGCCGCCACCGGCCACCCCGAGCCGGCCGGCGGCCAGCGCGGCACGGTGAACCTCGGTGCCGCGAGCCCGCTGACGGCCGGCATGCCGGCCTCGCTGTCCTACACCGACGAGTGGTACGAGTGGGACGTCAACCCGACGCAGAACGTGCGCACGCTCGTCTCCGTCGACGAGTCGTCGTACGCCGCCGGTGCGCGCGTCGGTGAGGAGGGCACCTCGCACCCGGTCACGTGGTGCCAGAAGATCGACTCCGGCCGGTCGTGGTACTCCTCGCTGGGCCACCACGCCTCGGCGTGGACGGCGGCCAACGACGGCGGGAACGCGAACGACAACGACGCCGACGACTTCATCCGCCAGCAGCTCCGCAACGGCATGGCCTACTCGGCCGGCCTCCTCGCGGCCGACTGCTCCCCGCCGGTCAAGGACCAGCAGGGCGAGATGAGCCCGGTCACCCCGTGGCCGCTGGTGCCGATCAACGCCGCGCTGACGGCGGACGGCAAGGTCCAGTCCTTCGGCTCGGTCACCTCCGGGTGCACGGACGGCAACCCCTACGACTACAGCGGCAACGACTGCGTGACCCAGGGCGGCCAGACCGAGATCGACGTGTGGGACCCCGCGATCCCGCGCACCCTCGCCAACCTCGTCTCGGGCATCGTCCCGAACGCGACCTACACCGACCTCTTCTGCTCCATGCAGGTCCAGGTGCCGCACCGGCGCGCGACCTTCACGGTCGGCGGTGACGACAACCTCGGCGGCAACGCCCCCAATGACGCCGCCATCGGCGTGACGAGCTGGACGACCAACCAGGGCCTGCGCAACGAGGCCCCGATGAACATCCCCCGCTGGTACCCGACCGGTACGACGATGCCCGACGGCTCGGTCGTCGTGCAGGGCGGCTCGCTGCGCGGCGGTCCCGGCGGCCCGGGCGTCCAGACGCCGGAGATCTACACGCCCAACGCGGGCAGCTCGTGGAAGCTGCTCACCGGCGCGACCAGCGCGCAGGCGTACGGCGACGGTGCGGGCGCCCCGCAGGACGAGAACCGCTGGTGGTACCCGCGGGCCTTCGTGGCGCCGACCAACGGCAACCTGTTCAACATCACGGGCACGCAGATGTACGAGCTGGACCCGTCGGCCAACAGCGGCACCGGCTCGATCACGATGCGGGGCACGCTCGGCACCGGGACCGGCAACCAGGGCGCGCTCGGCAACCCCGTGGGCGCGACCTCGACGGCCACGATGTACCGACCCGGCAAGATCCTGCAGGTCGGTGGCGGCTGGTGGGCCAACGGCGGTGGTCCGGCCGGTGCCCGCGCCGGCTTCACGGTCGACATCACCGGTGGCACGGCCAACCCGGTCGTGACCGCCACGCAGCCGATGAAGTACGGCCGGCACTGGGCGTCCTCGGTCGTCATGCCGGACGGCAACGTCATGGTCACCGGCGGCTCGCGCGACAACAACGGCCAGGCCGGCTTCGTCACCAACGCCGAGATCTGGAACCCCGACAACGGCCAGTGGACCGAGGTCAAGGTCCCCTACGAGCACGCCCGGCTCTACCACTCGGTCAACCTGCTCCTGCCCGACGGCAGGATCATGATCGGCGGCGGCGGCGCTCCCGGCCCGCACAGCTACACCGACGTCGAGTACTACTCCCCGGCGTACCTCTTCGACGGCAACTCCCCGGCGCCGCGTCCGGTGGTCACCAACGCGCCGAGGAGGATCGGTTACGGCGGTACCTTCGGCGTGACGTCGAGCAGCACCGTCCAGCGGGTCACGCTGGTGCGCAACGGCTCGGTGACGCACGGCTTCAACAACGACCAGAACTTCCAGGACCTCGCCTTCACGCAGTCCGGGAGCACGGTCACCATCACCTCGCCGAGCAACGGCAACTACGCGCCTCCCGGTGCCTACATGGTGTTCGTGTGGAGCGGCGGCACGCCCTCGGTCGCGAACATCGTGCAGATCGACCCCGCGGTGACGACGGACGCCCCGGCGCCGAAGGTGGTCGACCAGTTCGAGTACCCGAGGATCCCGGCCGACTTCCGGACCGGCACCCCGCCCACCACCGTCGACGTGGCCCCCGGCAACGGCCGGATGGCACCGTGGGAGGTGACCAGCCAGGTCCAGCTGATCCGTTCGAACGCGGCGAGCAACGGTGGGCTCGGCTCGACCGGCTACCACCTCGCGCTCACCAACGCCGGCAGCATCACGCGCACCCTCAAGGGCCTCGACGTCGGTCGCACCTACCGCGTCTCCCTGAGGTACGCCCGTGACAGTAGGTCGGCAGGCACGGCGAGCGCCACGGGGACGGTCAGCATCGCCAACCTCAACGCCCCCCTGACGGCGGGGACGGCCCTGTCCTCGCAGACCGCCTTCGGCACCTACGTCGGCACCTTCACCGCCAGTGCACGGCAGCACGCGCTGACGATCGCCGGCGGCGGCAGCGGCAACAACCTGGTGGTCGACGACCTCGTGGTGGTCGGCGCCCAGTCCGGCACGGCCGAGCCGGCCGTCAGCTACCAGTTCGACGAGGGCAGCGGCACGACGTCGGCCAGCTCCGGGTCCGACGTCACGGCCGGACGCGCGGTCCTCACCGGCACGACAGGCTGGAGCACCACCGGCATCACCGGTGGTTCGGTCGATCTCGCCGGCGGCAGCAACGCCAACGCCGTGGACCTCCCGGACAACCTGCTGCAGAACGAGGCGAGCTTCTCGACCTCGATGTGGGTGCGCCCGGACACGAAGGGCAACTGGATCAACCTGCTCCACATCGGCGACGGCGTCGCCGGGGCGGGTGGCTTCTTCCAGATCCAGATGCAGACCCAGATCAACGGCAGCACGGGTCTGGCGGCGACCTTCAAGAAGAAGAGCAGCGCGCTGGAGGAGCGGATCTACGCGACGCCGACGAAGGACGTCGTCGCCGGCCAGTGGAACCACGTCGCCTTCACCCGCCAGGGCACGACCGGCTCGCTCTTCCTCAACGGCGTCAAGATCGCGACCCGGTCCGACCTGACCATCTCGATGGCCGACGTCGGTCCCACGGCCGACAACTGGGTGGGTCGCAACGGCTTCCCCGACCCGGCCTTCGACGGGCTCGTCGACGACGTGCGCATGTGGACCTCGACGCTGTCGGACTCCGACGTCGCGGGCCTGTACGCCGACGGCAGCGCGCTCGCCACGACCACGACCGTCAGCACGTCGCCGGCGTCCCCGTCGGCGTACAACGCCCCGGTCGCGGTGTCGGCGACGGTCAAGGACGCCACCAACGCCAACCCGACGGGTGTCGCCGAGCTCTGGATCGACGGCGCACGCGAAGGGGCGCAGCGCACCGTGACCAACGGAGCGGTCTCGTTCCCCGCGGTCACGATGTCCCCGCGTGCCCACAGCGTCCAGGTGCGGTTCGTCGCCGGCGGCGGGTGGAAGGACTCGAGCGGCACGGTCACCCACACGGTGAGCCGGCCGCCGGTGAACACGGTCGTGCCGATCCGCTACCGGTTCGACGAGAACACCGGGACGAGCGCCGCCAACACGGGCACCACCACCTCGGTCGGAGCGGGCACGCTCCAGGGCAGTGCCGGATGGGTCGGGACGGCGAAGTACAACGCCGGCCTCAACCTCCCGGGCGCCGGTCACGTGAACCTGCCGAACAACCTCACGGCAGGCATGACCACCGAGCTCACCGTCTCCACGTGGATCCGCCCGACGGCCCTGCCGAGCTGGACCTCGCACCTCCAGATCGGCAAGGACACCAGCGAGTTCCTGCTGCTGCAGTCGAGGACGGAGAACGGCACCCGCGGGTTCGGGGTCACGATGCGGCGCGACAACGGCGAGCAGTACCGGATCCAGCTGGACGGCACGACCGACCTGCCGCTCAACCAGTGGACGCACGTGGTCGTCACCCTCGGTCCGTCGCCGACCGGCGGCGGCACCACGGGGAAGGTCTACTTCAACGGCGTGCTCCAGGCGGGCGGGACGAGGAACAACATCCCGGTCAGCATCGGTGACATCGGGGACGGCGGCACGACCGCCAACTTCGTCGGCAACGGCAGCTGGAACGACCCGCGCCCGACCGAGCAGGTCGACGACCTGCGGATCTACCCCTACGAGCTGACCCAGGCGGAGGTGTCGAGCATCTTCACCGGCTGA
- a CDS encoding metallophosphoesterase has protein sequence MAFLPLLRRAATLGAVAGASLASYAAWEARQYTLRHVTVPLLAPGVAPMKVLHLSDIHMTPDQRAKQEWLRALASLEPDLVVNTGDNLAHMGSVPVVADSLGGLLDVPGVYVLGSNDYYSPGLRNPFAYLLPDTGKRKTNVPQLPWPELKQRFDDAGWQDLTNGFGSLEVGGTRIAFAGVDDPHLQYDDLARVAGPADPQADVRLAVTHAPYLRVLDQFAADGYDAIIAGHTHGGQVCLPTLDGRGRSLTTNCDLEPARAKGLHRHPADSVPGDDGSTWLHVSAGLGTNPYVRLRVACRPEATLMTLVPHD, from the coding sequence ATGGCTTTCCTCCCGCTGCTGCGCCGCGCCGCCACGCTCGGCGCAGTCGCCGGAGCCAGCCTGGCGTCGTACGCCGCCTGGGAGGCGCGGCAGTACACCCTCCGTCACGTGACGGTCCCGCTGCTGGCTCCGGGGGTCGCGCCGATGAAGGTGCTCCACCTCAGCGACATCCACATGACCCCCGACCAGCGGGCGAAGCAGGAGTGGCTGCGCGCGCTGGCCTCGCTCGAGCCCGACCTGGTCGTCAACACCGGCGACAACCTCGCGCACATGGGCTCGGTCCCCGTGGTCGCCGACTCCCTCGGCGGCCTGCTCGACGTGCCGGGCGTCTACGTCCTCGGCTCCAACGACTACTACTCCCCCGGCCTGCGCAACCCGTTCGCCTACCTGCTGCCCGACACCGGCAAGCGCAAGACCAACGTCCCCCAGCTGCCGTGGCCCGAGCTCAAGCAGCGGTTCGACGACGCGGGCTGGCAGGACCTCACCAACGGCTTCGGGTCGCTCGAGGTCGGGGGCACCCGGATCGCGTTCGCCGGCGTCGACGACCCGCACCTGCAGTACGACGACCTCGCCCGTGTCGCCGGCCCGGCCGACCCGCAGGCCGACGTCAGGCTCGCGGTCACCCACGCGCCGTACCTGAGGGTCCTCGACCAGTTCGCCGCCGACGGCTACGACGCGATCATCGCCGGCCACACCCACGGCGGGCAGGTCTGCCTGCCCACCCTCGACGGGCGGGGCCGCTCGCTGACCACCAACTGCGACCTCGAGCCCGCCCGCGCGAAGGGACTGCACCGCCACCCCGCCGACTCGGTGCCGGGCGACGACGGCTCCACCTGGTTGCACGTGTCCGCAGGCCTCGGCACCAACCCCTACGTCCGGCTCCGGGTGGCCTGCCGCCCCGAGGCGACCCTCATGACCCTCGTCCCCCACGACTGA